The nucleotide sequence GCTTGCGCAGATCATGCTGCTGCAGGTCGCGCACGTCCACACCGTCCACCTTCACGGCGCCGCGCTGCACATCGTAAAAGCGGCTCACCAGGGCTGTCACGCTGGTCTTGCCGGCACCGGTGGCGCCCACCAGGGCCACGCTCTCGCCGGGAGCAATGTTCAGGTCAATGCCGCGCAGAATCCAGCGGTCGTCGGTGTCGGGCGTGTCGGCGCTCACGCTCTGGTCGTAGGCAAACCACACGCCTTCGAAGTCCACCCGGCCCTCAAAGTGGGGCAGCGTCCGGGCGCCGGGCTTGTCGGTAATCGCTTCCTCGGTGTCCAGCACGCCGAAAATGCGTTCGCTGCTGGCCATCGCCGCCTGCAGGTTGTTGAACACGTCGGCCAGATCCTGAATAGGCTGAAACAGCTGCTGCGAGAGCTGCACAAAGGCGAACAGGGTGCCCACCGTGATCGCGCCGGCCACCGCGCCGCTGGCGTCGGCGCCCAGAATCTGGCGCGCGGCGAAGTACAGAATCAGGGCCACGGCCACCTGCGCCAGCACCGCCACCACCGGCATGAACAGGGAAAACCACTTCACCGAGTTCTCGTTGGCGCTCAGCAGCGCGCGGTTACTCAGGTTGAAGTCCAGCGCGCTGCGGCGCTGGCGGCCGAACAGCTGCACGGTCAGCATGCCGGTGATGTTCTCGTTGAGCTTGCTGTTGACCGTGGCCTGCTGCGTGCGGGTTTCCCGGAAAGCGTCGCGCAGCTTGGTGCGGAAGTAGTTGGTGGTCAGGAACAGCACCGGCAGCACTGAGAAGGAAATCAGCGCCAGGCGCCAGTTCACGCTCAGCATGATCACCACGTACACCACGATGATGAAGCTGGACTGGATCAGGCTCACGAGACCGCCCGTGATGAACTGGTTGATGGCGTCCACGTCGCTGGTCACGCGGGTGATCAGGCGGCCCACCGGGTTCTGGTCAAAGTACGCCAGATGCAGGCGCTGCAGCTTGCTGAACACGTCGGCGCGGATGTCGCGCAGCACGTTCTGGCCCAGGTAGCCAATCGCCAGCGTAAAGCCGTACTGCAGAATGAATTCCAGCACCTTCAGCGCCATGTACGCCACGGCCGTCAGGGTCAGCCCGTCCAGCAGCGCCTGGCGGCTGACGGCCCGTCCCTGCGCCAGCGGCGAGAGATAAGCGTCAATGGCGTGGCGCTGAATCAGCGCAAACAGCGGCGAGGCCAGCGAGATCAGCAGCGCCAGCAGCACGCCGCCCACCACCAGCCCCAGGTAGGGGCGCACGTAGCGCAGGATGCGCCGGGTCAGCTGGGCGTCAAAGCCCTTTTGAAAAGCGTCGGTTTCAGGGCGGGTCATCGGGTCACCTTCTGTTCCAGCAGGTCGGCGGCGCTCACGGGGTCGGCCACCGCCTCATCGTCGGCGTCCAGGTCGCTGGCCAGGCGCTGCAGCCGTTCCAGCTGGGCGTAGTGGCCGTTCTGGGCCAGCAGGTCCTCGTGGCTGCCCTGCTCGGCCACGCGCCCGCCGTCGAGCACCACGATCTGGTCGGCGTGGCGCAGGGTCGAGACGCGGTGGGCAATCAGCAGGACGGTTCGGCCCTGGCTCACCTCGCGCAGGCCGTCCAGAATCCGGCGCTCGGTCTCAGTGTCCACGGCGCTGAGGCTGTCGTCCAGAATCAGAATGCGCGGCTCGCGCACGATGGCGCGGGCAATGGCGGTGCGCTGGCGCTGGCCGCCGGACAGGGTCACGCCGCGCTCGCCCAGCATGGTGTCAAAGCCCCTGGGAAAGTCCTCCACGTCGCCCAGCAGGCCGGCCAGCCGGGCCGCCTCTCGCACTTTCAGGGGGTCGGGGGTCTGCGGAATGTCGGCGGGCGGGGGCGCGCCCACCACGCTCACCCCGGTGGGCACCTCGGGCAGGTCGCGCGCCTCTATGCCAAAGCCAATGTTGTTGGCAATGCTATCGCTGAACAGGAAAGGTTCCTGCGGCACCACGCTGATCGCGTCGCGCAGGGTGGCCAGCGGCAGGGCGCGCAGGTCGTGGCCGTCAATGCGGACGCTGCCCGCCGTGGGGTCCATGGCCCGGGTCAGCAGCTGGCCCAGCACCGTCTTGCCGCTGCCGGTGGGGCCGGTGATGCCCAGGAAGGTGCCGGCCGGCACGCTCAGGTTCACGCCGCTGAGCACCGTGGTGGACCCATAACGCAGGGTCACATTCTGAAACTCGATGTCCCCCCGCAGCTGGCGCAGGCGCAGATCGGTGCGCCCGGTCTCGTCACGCACCAGGGGCTGGGCGTCGAAGATCTCTCTCAGGCGCACCCAGGACGCCAGACCGCGCTGAATGATGCCGGTGATCCAGCCGATCATCAGCATGGGCCACGTCAGGCGCTCCAGCGTGCCCACGAACTGCACGAACATGCCCACCGTGAAGGTGCTGCCGGGCTCCAGAATCAGGCGCCCGCCCACCAGCAGAATCAGGCCGAACGCCAGCCCCAGCAGCAGGCTCATAAAGGAGCGCAGCGGGCCGTCCACCTTGGTCAGGGCGATGTTGCGCCGCAGAAGTTCGAGGTTCATGGCGCGGTAATCCTCGATCTCGCGGTCCTCAATGGCGTAGCCCTTGACCACGCGCGCGCCGCTGAAGTTCTCCTGGGCGCGCGCCGAGATCAGCGAGTTCTGCTCCTGCGCCAGCCGGTGGCGTTTGCTGATCAGCCGGGCCAGGTAGGTCAGCACGCCCACGATCACCGGCACAATCGCCACCACAATCAGGGTCAGCTGCCAGCTCAGGCTGAACATCACGGCAAAGGCGGTCACAAAGCCCGACACGATGTTCACGATCTGCCACGCCCCAAAGCCCAGCATCTCGCGCACGGCGCTCAGGTCGCCGGTCAGGCGGTTCATCAGGTCGCCGGTGCGGGCGCGGTCGTAGTAGGGCTTATCCAGCGTTTGCAGGTGGGCAAACAGGTCCCGCCGGATCTCGTACTCGCTCTGGCGCGAGGCCACGACGATCTGCCGGCGCATGACCAGCATGAAAAAACCGGCCGTCACCGCCGCCGCCACGATGCCCAGCGCGTACAGCGCGGCCGTGCCCAGCGTGATGCCGGCCGTCGCGGGGTCGGCGTCCAC is from Deinococcus arcticus and encodes:
- a CDS encoding ABC transporter ATP-binding protein → MTRPETDAFQKGFDAQLTRRILRYVRPYLGLVVGGVLLALLISLASPLFALIQRHAIDAYLSPLAQGRAVSRQALLDGLTLTAVAYMALKVLEFILQYGFTLAIGYLGQNVLRDIRADVFSKLQRLHLAYFDQNPVGRLITRVTSDVDAINQFITGGLVSLIQSSFIIVVYVVIMLSVNWRLALISFSVLPVLFLTTNYFRTKLRDAFRETRTQQATVNSKLNENITGMLTVQLFGRQRRSALDFNLSNRALLSANENSVKWFSLFMPVVAVLAQVAVALILYFAARQILGADASGAVAGAITVGTLFAFVQLSQQLFQPIQDLADVFNNLQAAMASSERIFGVLDTEEAITDKPGARTLPHFEGRVDFEGVWFAYDQSVSADTPDTDDRWILRGIDLNIAPGESVALVGATGAGKTSVTALVSRFYDVQRGAVKVDGVDVRDLQQHDLRKHVGVVLQDVFLFAGTIEGNLTLNNPEIPHERVVEACRYVGVHDYILSLEHGYQTEVRERGATLSTGQKQLLAFARALIQNPDILLVLDEATANVDTETELRIQAALEKVMRGRTSIIIAHRLSTIEHCDRIVVMRKGRIVEQGSHRQLLDKGGYYARLHRLQYAQGDAAD
- a CDS encoding ABC transporter ATP-binding protein, with amino-acid sequence MDSFRTLLPYLRLHTRQYVIGLIAVVIATSVNLLPFYFIRLTIDGLTGQVDADPATAGITLGTAALYALGIVAAAVTAGFFMLVMRRQIVVASRQSEYEIRRDLFAHLQTLDKPYYDRARTGDLMNRLTGDLSAVREMLGFGAWQIVNIVSGFVTAFAVMFSLSWQLTLIVVAIVPVIVGVLTYLARLISKRHRLAQEQNSLISARAQENFSGARVVKGYAIEDREIEDYRAMNLELLRRNIALTKVDGPLRSFMSLLLGLAFGLILLVGGRLILEPGSTFTVGMFVQFVGTLERLTWPMLMIGWITGIIQRGLASWVRLREIFDAQPLVRDETGRTDLRLRQLRGDIEFQNVTLRYGSTTVLSGVNLSVPAGTFLGITGPTGSGKTVLGQLLTRAMDPTAGSVRIDGHDLRALPLATLRDAISVVPQEPFLFSDSIANNIGFGIEARDLPEVPTGVSVVGAPPPADIPQTPDPLKVREAARLAGLLGDVEDFPRGFDTMLGERGVTLSGGQRQRTAIARAIVREPRILILDDSLSAVDTETERRILDGLREVSQGRTVLLIAHRVSTLRHADQIVVLDGGRVAEQGSHEDLLAQNGHYAQLERLQRLASDLDADDEAVADPVSAADLLEQKVTR